Proteins co-encoded in one Waddlia chondrophila WSU 86-1044 genomic window:
- a CDS encoding phosphatidylserine decarboxylase codes for MKHAIRYIDRDTGKLEQEKVFGEKAIHFLYNHAVGSKLNRWIARSSLVSKAFGWWQKRLWTKSRVIPFIESYKIDASEFLHSPETFSSFNDFFIRKLKPEARPIDQRKETGVMPADARYLFFSNIAQTDGYVIKGRKFNLQALLQNGELAERYTRGSMVIARLCPTDYHRFHFPVDCIPTPPSLINGHLYSVNPLALRKNIRIFTENKRMITHLDSQTFGKVLFIEVGATNVGAIHQTFTPGRSYQKGDEKGYFSFGGSSIIILFEPETIIFDEDLVKASQQRIEIRCLMGQSMGIASNGSSLC; via the coding sequence ATGAAACATGCAATACGATACATCGACCGAGACACTGGCAAACTGGAGCAAGAGAAGGTATTTGGCGAGAAGGCGATCCACTTCCTCTATAATCATGCTGTTGGCTCTAAACTGAATCGATGGATTGCACGCTCTTCTTTGGTTTCTAAAGCATTCGGTTGGTGGCAAAAAAGGCTTTGGACCAAGAGCCGTGTTATCCCCTTTATTGAATCCTATAAAATAGACGCATCGGAATTCTTACATTCTCCCGAAACATTCAGTTCTTTTAACGATTTTTTTATCCGAAAGCTTAAACCAGAAGCGCGTCCGATCGATCAAAGAAAGGAAACGGGTGTGATGCCGGCCGATGCCCGCTACCTCTTCTTTTCCAACATCGCGCAAACAGATGGATATGTGATCAAAGGAAGAAAATTCAATCTCCAGGCCCTGCTGCAAAATGGAGAGCTTGCTGAACGGTACACCAGGGGATCAATGGTGATTGCCAGGCTTTGCCCGACGGACTACCACCGGTTTCATTTCCCTGTCGACTGCATCCCCACCCCCCCTTCACTCATCAATGGACATCTTTACTCCGTTAACCCTTTAGCACTAAGGAAAAATATCAGGATCTTTACCGAAAACAAACGAATGATTACACATCTTGATTCGCAAACGTTTGGGAAGGTATTGTTTATTGAGGTGGGAGCGACAAATGTCGGAGCGATCCATCAAACGTTTACGCCTGGCCGCTCTTATCAAAAAGGGGATGAAAAAGGGTATTTTTCATTTGGAGGCTCCTCAATCATCATTCTTTTTGAGCCGGAGACGATCATTTTTGACGAAGATCTAGTGAAAGCTTCCCAGCAGCGGATCGAAATCCGCTGCTTAATGGGGCAATCAATGGGCATTGCCTCTAACGGCTCCTCGCTTTGCTAA
- a CDS encoding TatD family hydrolase: MIQLIDSHAHLSSSQVWPEINEILKRAEEASVSHIVNICTDKETLEKGIELSKHYPWIYHTAATTPHDVEKEGDLYFSFIAEHARQGSLVAIGETGLDYYYEHSLKDIQKKFLIKYLHLALETSLPVVIHCRDAFADFFEILDAEYRVDGQHAPGVLHCFTGTMQEAEAVLEKGWFLSLSGIVTFKKSEELREVAKIVPLEQLVIETDTPYLAPQKHRGKRNEPSYLPETAQYIADIKGISLEELSLATYNNAKTLFKLS; encoded by the coding sequence ATGATCCAATTGATCGACTCCCACGCCCATCTTTCCAGCTCACAAGTTTGGCCTGAGATCAATGAGATCTTAAAGCGTGCAGAAGAAGCCTCTGTCAGTCACATCGTGAATATCTGCACAGATAAAGAGACGCTGGAAAAAGGAATAGAGCTATCCAAGCATTACCCCTGGATTTATCATACAGCTGCTACGACACCACACGATGTGGAAAAGGAAGGAGATCTCTATTTTTCCTTTATAGCCGAACATGCTCGTCAAGGATCGCTTGTCGCCATTGGAGAAACGGGTCTTGACTACTACTATGAACACTCTCTGAAGGATATTCAGAAGAAATTTCTTATCAAATATCTACATCTCGCTTTGGAAACCAGCCTACCGGTAGTGATCCATTGCCGCGACGCCTTTGCCGATTTTTTCGAGATTCTGGATGCCGAGTACAGAGTTGACGGCCAGCATGCCCCGGGTGTGCTGCACTGTTTCACTGGGACAATGCAAGAAGCAGAGGCTGTTCTTGAAAAAGGATGGTTCCTCTCCTTAAGCGGAATTGTGACATTTAAGAAAAGCGAGGAACTTCGCGAGGTGGCAAAAATCGTTCCTTTGGAACAGCTGGTGATCGAAACAGACACTCCCTATCTTGCCCCTCAAAAACACCGTGGAAAACGCAACGAGCCCAGCTATTTGCCAGAGACAGCTCAATACATTGCCGATATCAAAGGGATCTCTTTAGAGGAGCTCTCTCTTGCAACATACAACAACGCAAAAACACTTTTTAAGTTATCATGA
- a CDS encoding DUF6629 family protein, whose amino-acid sequence MCFSAEASFTVGAILSVVGITTLKQVKKQKYFLVALFPLFFASQQLIEGIVWLNMHPSFVSTPLSQAAVNLYLFFAWLFWPIFVPIAFFVAEKEKWKKILFLTVFLIGLIISYIDIIYLINYRITPQIVGRSLDYGFTPLYGNILYGLIVFIPIFLSSVPRMKIFGISLLIAFIISQLIYTYAFTSVWCFFCAAISIQLYQILQRASQEKKVS is encoded by the coding sequence ATGTGTTTTTCAGCTGAAGCAAGTTTTACAGTGGGAGCAATTTTAAGTGTTGTAGGAATCACGACACTTAAACAGGTAAAAAAACAGAAATATTTTCTTGTCGCGCTTTTTCCTTTATTCTTTGCCTCTCAACAACTTATCGAAGGGATTGTTTGGCTTAACATGCACCCTTCTTTCGTTTCAACACCTTTAAGCCAAGCAGCAGTCAACCTTTATCTTTTTTTCGCCTGGCTTTTCTGGCCGATTTTTGTGCCGATCGCATTTTTTGTTGCGGAAAAGGAAAAATGGAAAAAAATCCTCTTTTTAACCGTTTTCCTCATTGGCTTAATTATTTCCTACATAGACATTATCTACTTGATCAACTACCGAATAACGCCTCAAATTGTAGGGAGAAGCCTAGACTACGGATTTACGCCTCTATATGGAAATATTCTCTACGGCCTGATCGTATTTATTCCTATTTTTCTTTCCAGTGTTCCCAGAATGAAAATTTTTGGAATCAGCCTACTGATCGCATTCATCATTTCTCAACTCATCTACACCTACGCTTTCACTTCAGTTTGGTGTTTTTTCTGTGCAGCTATCAGTATTCAGCTATACCAAATCCTTCAAAGAGCCTCTCAAGAAAAAAAAGTTTCTTGA
- a CDS encoding iron-containing alcohol dehydrogenase, whose product MSDHYVFEFPTLINFGQGVSNLLGNYLDQQAIRRPLFVTDANLSKQPFFPNLIEQSGGSIIYDHIPSIPTKQSVVNGKEVYNKHGCDAVIGVGGGTAIDAARAIALSIHHPGDLFDYSIEKRGAEKISKKIPPFITIPTACGTGSEVSRGCVITDKATSEKAAIYSPRLIAQAVFADPELSLELPPSITASTGIIALSNNIEAFLAKNFHPMCDGVALEGVRLVFEHLPKAVKKGDMESRAGMMMAALMGSVAQQKGQGVIHAAAHSLSSVFNTPYGIANAIMLPHGLEFNIPQSPRKLQQLSDTIWSHDFIRSTKELAETLELPRSLKEIGVSEGDVAHLSALAYQTPYHSYNPRPVQEKDFADLYLKALKS is encoded by the coding sequence ATGTCCGATCATTATGTTTTTGAATTCCCGACATTGATCAATTTTGGGCAAGGGGTATCGAATCTACTGGGAAACTATCTCGATCAACAAGCAATCCGCCGCCCCCTGTTTGTCACTGATGCAAATCTCTCCAAACAACCCTTTTTTCCGAATCTCATCGAACAGTCTGGAGGAAGCATCATCTATGACCATATCCCTTCCATACCAACGAAACAATCAGTGGTAAACGGAAAAGAAGTCTACAATAAACATGGATGCGACGCAGTGATTGGAGTCGGTGGTGGAACAGCAATAGATGCTGCCCGAGCGATCGCCCTTTCAATCCATCATCCAGGTGATCTTTTTGACTACTCGATAGAAAAAAGAGGAGCTGAAAAAATCTCAAAAAAAATCCCCCCTTTTATCACGATTCCAACGGCTTGCGGAACAGGGAGCGAAGTGTCTCGCGGATGCGTCATCACGGATAAAGCAACATCGGAAAAAGCGGCCATTTATTCTCCTAGGCTGATCGCTCAAGCAGTCTTCGCAGATCCTGAACTCTCACTAGAACTGCCGCCATCCATTACCGCTTCAACCGGCATCATCGCGTTATCCAACAATATTGAGGCGTTTCTGGCAAAAAATTTTCATCCGATGTGCGATGGAGTCGCATTGGAAGGGGTACGCCTCGTTTTTGAACATCTGCCGAAAGCGGTTAAAAAAGGCGATATGGAATCTCGGGCAGGGATGATGATGGCTGCCTTAATGGGCTCTGTCGCACAACAAAAAGGTCAGGGAGTGATTCATGCTGCCGCTCATTCCCTTTCTTCAGTGTTCAACACCCCTTATGGAATTGCCAATGCAATCATGCTGCCGCACGGATTAGAATTCAATATTCCTCAAAGCCCGCGCAAATTGCAACAGCTTTCCGACACCATCTGGAGCCATGATTTTATCCGATCAACCAAAGAGCTTGCGGAGACCCTGGAACTTCCTCGCTCATTAAAAGAGATTGGAGTAAGCGAAGGCGACGTCGCGCACCTTTCGGCTCTTGCCTATCAGACGCCTTATCATTCCTACAACCCCCGTCCGGTTCAAGAAAAAGATTTTGCCGATCTTTATCTAAAAGCGCTCAAAAGTTGA
- a CDS encoding tyrosine-protein phosphatase: protein MSINLLGETSCQSTVEDQLKILGSINDKSVQQFVRETLDSWNGRQISKGELNSTIDKITHLVSKVLNSKKSISENGEIRLALEKLKKTKGETEIICTTFSSSTSKTVETILNELDEDHLDSHPAYRMGWTQMTASNALKLPSIPIGSYVIVKEKKKLTMFIKGDSGPEQHSLEKKEGEAGYTVFNPLSFFKSFEDSCSGEEDVTCFETNFSKKISIDKDEDTAPPAVLSMTVTPLRELKPETEALLKLCSQLSEVKFNFFFHWRSLKEKSDFIKAPNNRPQHKSSENHKKSSVDEINLAERTAKLLIRRDQPVFFHCNTIKVGKHQFDCHQLPTDYSRDDVWLSLWNDAGEADGRATIMKLSTNHCPLSNDLPVIRDYWPVRKGDPSIKKFQNRCLLAEKTLKRIEKKDKIEELIAKISRMEKEKAKTEIELNHLENELTEIDAAPQINKLKQNIKKYNEEIKKNKQELDILLIAAKEHLAYVLKEKEAEESGTGPGVYIGSLTTIDEITVEHIDETLIEDFPGAILRQFKLTQPGETPPRFVTQIDYPHWSDFSATNASVLTSLRDLYREVHGDNPAPMKVHCRAGVGRTGTFIVFCGAMDMIEDAVETGKISGLDAKEMLFNIIADVRSQRDFQMVQTPQQGMQVISALELEILKIAGKIQAD, encoded by the coding sequence ATGAGCATAAATCTATTAGGAGAAACAAGCTGTCAATCAACTGTGGAAGATCAATTAAAAATTCTGGGCTCAATCAACGACAAGAGCGTTCAGCAGTTTGTCCGGGAAACACTCGATTCGTGGAACGGAAGACAAATTTCCAAAGGCGAGCTAAATTCAACAATCGATAAAATCACTCATCTAGTCTCCAAAGTTTTAAATTCTAAAAAATCGATCTCTGAAAACGGAGAAATCCGCCTAGCCTTAGAAAAATTAAAAAAAACAAAAGGAGAGACGGAAATCATCTGCACAACCTTTTCTAGCTCAACGTCCAAAACAGTGGAAACCATTTTAAATGAACTCGATGAAGATCATCTTGATAGCCATCCCGCCTATCGCATGGGATGGACGCAAATGACCGCATCGAATGCGTTAAAGTTGCCTTCAATCCCCATCGGAAGCTACGTCATCGTTAAAGAAAAGAAAAAGTTAACAATGTTCATTAAAGGCGATTCAGGCCCTGAACAACACTCTCTGGAAAAAAAAGAAGGCGAAGCAGGATACACGGTGTTTAATCCACTTTCTTTCTTCAAATCTTTTGAAGACAGCTGTTCGGGCGAAGAGGACGTTACCTGCTTTGAGACTAACTTTTCTAAAAAAATTTCTATTGACAAAGATGAAGACACTGCTCCTCCGGCAGTGCTTAGCATGACTGTAACCCCTCTTAGGGAGTTGAAACCGGAGACAGAAGCGTTGCTTAAATTGTGCAGCCAACTATCCGAAGTAAAATTTAATTTCTTCTTCCATTGGAGATCGCTTAAAGAAAAATCCGATTTTATAAAAGCTCCAAACAACAGGCCTCAACATAAAAGCTCGGAAAATCATAAAAAATCTTCTGTTGACGAAATCAATCTGGCAGAAAGAACAGCTAAGCTTTTGATCAGAAGAGACCAACCCGTCTTTTTTCATTGCAACACGATCAAAGTGGGAAAACATCAATTTGACTGCCACCAACTTCCTACAGATTATTCGAGGGACGATGTTTGGCTCTCGTTGTGGAACGATGCAGGGGAAGCTGATGGAAGAGCAACCATCATGAAGCTTTCCACCAATCATTGTCCTCTTTCCAATGATCTTCCCGTGATCCGCGATTATTGGCCGGTAAGAAAAGGAGACCCTTCTATTAAAAAATTTCAAAACCGCTGTCTTCTAGCTGAAAAAACACTCAAAAGAATAGAAAAAAAAGACAAGATAGAAGAGTTGATCGCTAAAATTTCTAGAATGGAAAAAGAGAAAGCGAAAACTGAAATCGAGCTTAACCATTTGGAGAATGAATTAACAGAAATAGATGCTGCCCCTCAAATCAATAAGCTTAAGCAGAACATAAAAAAATACAACGAAGAAATCAAAAAGAACAAACAAGAGCTTGATATACTCCTTATTGCGGCTAAAGAGCATCTTGCTTATGTCTTAAAAGAAAAAGAAGCTGAGGAATCCGGAACAGGGCCTGGAGTCTACATCGGTTCATTGACAACGATAGATGAAATTACAGTGGAACACATTGATGAAACCCTTATCGAAGACTTTCCTGGTGCTATCTTGCGTCAATTCAAGCTCACGCAACCAGGAGAAACACCCCCCCGCTTCGTCACACAGATCGACTACCCTCATTGGAGCGATTTCAGCGCAACAAACGCAAGTGTATTAACTAGCTTAAGAGATCTCTATCGAGAGGTGCATGGAGACAACCCTGCACCGATGAAAGTGCACTGTCGCGCAGGAGTAGGGCGAACAGGGACTTTCATCGTCTTTTGCGGAGCTATGGACATGATTGAAGATGCAGTCGAAACAGGAAAAATTAGTGGCTTGGATGCCAAAGAGATGCTTTTCAACATCATTGCCGATGTGCGCTCGCAACGCGATTTTCAGATGGTACAAACTCCTCAACAAGGGATGCAGGTGATCTCAGCGCTAGAATTAGAAATACTTAAAATAGCCGGTAAAATACAAGCGGATTAA
- a CDS encoding protein-disulfide reductase DsbD family protein: MVTQIKKYIPVFLTLFAIACFAQESFDHFQDPVQAELIYESRSIRPDTPFWVGVRLKLDDGWHAYWKNPGDAGMPPQIEWTLPEGFSISDIQWPSPKKFTAMEAIGFGYEDEVILLAKVTPAKTDHSEIQIEASISWVVCDSSSCLPGSANVKSTLAVSTDKIQVHDVHAGHFEKARSKLPKAMNSLKGERKNGLICIPIETSEKIVSANFYPEQEERIDISVDPVIADDATILLKEQGSSSKDPLKGVLVLNGKDAYEIYVSLDPHHSTDVAMNLNNASYPAASGDAHKFSGSLWLAIALAFLGGLILNCMPCVLPVISFKILSFVKMAGESRRLIFQHGLAFSFGVLLSFWVLAGVLLMLQSWGQSVGWGFQLQEPLFVGILAAIILIFGLSLFGVFEIGTGMASAAGQATTKSANGLTGSFLSGILATAVATPCTGPFLGTAVGFAVTLPIFQALTIFTSLGLGMASPYLLLGAFPNLLRWMPKPGNWMITFKEIMGFIMLATVLWLIWVFGAQTDTMALFILLIGFFFLAIGCWIWGKWGTPVMKKRTRMIGLAAASATFIIGGYAITKASSMSGNSPAPLTNAEIAMAEASPSELTDRWIPFSPELLEKLQDQGIPVFIDFTAKWCLICQANHLVLEVDNVEKKFLQKGVVRMIGDWTKSDPVITEWLKKFGRNGVPLYVLYNEKREVEVLPQVLTPDLVIEKLDALNL; encoded by the coding sequence ATGGTTACACAAATAAAGAAATACATTCCAGTTTTCTTAACACTTTTTGCCATTGCCTGCTTTGCGCAAGAAAGCTTTGATCATTTCCAAGACCCTGTACAAGCAGAGCTCATTTACGAATCCCGCTCGATCCGCCCAGACACCCCTTTTTGGGTAGGGGTTAGATTGAAATTAGACGACGGCTGGCACGCCTACTGGAAAAATCCGGGAGATGCCGGCATGCCTCCTCAAATTGAGTGGACGTTGCCTGAAGGTTTCTCAATCAGCGATATCCAATGGCCAAGTCCAAAAAAATTTACAGCAATGGAAGCAATCGGTTTCGGCTATGAAGACGAAGTGATCCTTCTTGCTAAAGTCACCCCGGCGAAAACAGACCATTCCGAAATTCAGATCGAAGCTAGTATCAGCTGGGTTGTCTGCGACTCTTCTTCTTGCCTCCCAGGCAGCGCCAATGTCAAATCAACTCTCGCCGTTTCAACAGATAAGATTCAGGTTCACGATGTTCACGCCGGCCATTTCGAAAAAGCGCGTAGCAAGCTTCCAAAAGCGATGAATTCTTTAAAAGGGGAGCGGAAAAACGGACTGATCTGCATTCCGATCGAGACTTCCGAAAAGATCGTCTCCGCAAATTTTTATCCTGAGCAAGAGGAAAGAATCGACATCTCTGTCGATCCTGTCATTGCAGATGATGCGACCATTTTGTTAAAGGAGCAGGGCAGCAGCAGTAAAGACCCTTTAAAAGGAGTTCTCGTTCTCAATGGTAAAGATGCTTACGAAATCTATGTTTCACTAGATCCCCATCACTCTACCGATGTCGCAATGAACCTGAACAACGCTTCTTATCCGGCAGCCTCAGGGGATGCGCACAAGTTCAGTGGAAGTCTTTGGCTGGCTATTGCCCTTGCATTCTTAGGAGGTTTGATCCTCAACTGCATGCCTTGCGTGCTTCCGGTCATCTCGTTTAAAATTCTCAGCTTCGTAAAGATGGCTGGAGAGAGCCGCCGGTTAATCTTCCAACACGGCCTTGCTTTTTCTTTTGGAGTTTTGCTCTCTTTCTGGGTATTGGCAGGGGTCTTGTTGATGCTACAGTCCTGGGGGCAGTCTGTGGGCTGGGGATTTCAGCTGCAAGAACCTTTATTCGTCGGAATCCTCGCTGCAATTATTTTAATTTTCGGCCTTAGCTTGTTTGGAGTCTTTGAAATCGGAACAGGCATGGCGTCAGCAGCAGGGCAAGCAACAACGAAATCTGCCAATGGTTTAACAGGATCATTTCTAAGCGGCATCTTAGCAACTGCTGTCGCAACTCCATGCACAGGTCCTTTTTTAGGAACCGCCGTTGGCTTCGCCGTCACTCTTCCGATTTTTCAAGCATTGACAATCTTTACCTCGCTTGGACTGGGAATGGCCTCTCCTTATCTGCTTTTAGGAGCCTTTCCAAACCTGCTCCGATGGATGCCTAAGCCAGGCAACTGGATGATCACATTCAAAGAGATCATGGGCTTTATCATGCTAGCCACAGTTCTTTGGCTCATCTGGGTATTTGGCGCACAAACCGATACCATGGCTCTATTTATTCTGTTGATCGGCTTTTTCTTCCTCGCTATTGGATGCTGGATCTGGGGAAAATGGGGAACACCGGTCATGAAAAAACGCACGCGCATGATCGGCCTTGCAGCGGCTTCAGCAACCTTTATCATCGGAGGTTATGCGATCACAAAGGCTTCTTCCATGTCCGGAAACAGCCCTGCACCTTTGACAAATGCTGAAATCGCAATGGCCGAAGCCTCTCCATCCGAGCTAACCGATCGCTGGATCCCGTTTTCTCCCGAACTTTTAGAAAAACTCCAGGATCAAGGCATTCCTGTTTTTATTGATTTCACAGCAAAGTGGTGCTTGATCTGCCAAGCCAACCACCTTGTGCTGGAAGTGGACAATGTGGAAAAGAAATTTCTGCAAAAAGGGGTGGTCCGGATGATTGGAGACTGGACAAAATCTGATCCGGTCATCACTGAATGGCTGAAAAAATTCGGTCGCAACGGAGTCCCTCTTTACGTTCTTTACAACGAGAAGCGCGAAGTGGAAGTTCTTCCCCAGGTATTGACTCCCGATCTCGTGATTGAGAAGTTGGATGCTTTGAACCTGTAA
- a CDS encoding MotA/TolQ/ExbB proton channel family protein produces MFVKNLIILGSTSPFLQAYQQSDLLGKGIYLAIVAASVICWTLMLYKTWQIREARKNSLRFKKKVDLRKGNLLAQEAEGERKERLPNPYYEIYVILKKHTVDLLRKNHHVMGQKEGGSYLSPTDIDCIEANLATAIASQTKEMDRHLFILSTIVGLAPLMGLLGTVWGILISFSQLQSQAAAASNQMVLGGIALALTTTVLGLLTAIPALIAYNYLKSSIRDFETDMEGFTNEMLSSVEMRYRKVDIKG; encoded by the coding sequence TTGTTTGTAAAGAATTTAATAATACTTGGCTCTACTAGCCCTTTTCTGCAAGCTTACCAACAATCCGACCTGCTGGGCAAAGGGATCTACCTTGCCATCGTTGCCGCTTCTGTGATTTGTTGGACATTGATGCTCTATAAGACATGGCAGATTAGGGAAGCCAGGAAAAATTCCTTGAGGTTCAAAAAGAAGGTTGATTTGCGAAAAGGGAACCTTCTCGCTCAGGAGGCGGAAGGGGAAAGAAAGGAAAGGCTACCCAATCCTTACTATGAAATTTATGTGATTTTGAAGAAGCATACTGTCGATCTGCTGCGCAAAAACCATCATGTAATGGGGCAGAAAGAGGGAGGTTCTTATCTGTCGCCGACCGATATTGACTGTATCGAGGCCAATTTGGCAACAGCTATTGCTAGCCAGACAAAAGAGATGGACAGACATCTGTTTATCCTATCTACGATCGTCGGCCTGGCTCCGTTAATGGGATTATTAGGGACTGTTTGGGGAATTTTGATCTCGTTTTCCCAGTTGCAGTCGCAAGCAGCAGCGGCAAGTAATCAAATGGTTTTGGGAGGGATTGCACTCGCGCTGACAACGACAGTACTGGGACTTTTAACTGCGATCCCTGCACTGATTGCCTACAATTATCTTAAGAGCAGCATTCGAGATTTTGAAACCGATATGGAAGGATTCACCAATGAGATGCTCTCTTCAGTGGAAATGCGCTATCGCAAAGTAGATATCAAAGGGTAG
- a CDS encoding ExbD/TolR family protein has protein sequence MARRGIRHRREEGERPAVDLTPLVDVVFSILIMFIIVAPMLNLDRVELAEGAKEAKSSDVSVRDSSLVTIHVREDNSIWINQKLVDAVHLPEILKQERQRHPDARPQLYHDRRAQFGTYQIVKNALESAGFEQLDIILKPV, from the coding sequence ATGGCGCGCAGGGGAATTCGACATCGCAGAGAGGAAGGGGAGCGTCCTGCAGTCGATTTGACGCCTTTAGTTGATGTCGTTTTTTCGATCTTGATTATGTTTATTATTGTCGCTCCCATGCTCAATCTTGATCGTGTTGAGCTGGCGGAAGGGGCTAAAGAGGCTAAAAGCAGCGATGTTTCGGTCAGGGACAGCTCCCTTGTGACAATTCATGTGCGCGAAGACAATTCCATTTGGATCAATCAAAAGCTTGTCGATGCTGTTCATCTTCCTGAGATTCTAAAGCAGGAGAGGCAGCGCCATCCTGATGCAAGACCGCAGCTTTATCACGACCGCCGCGCCCAGTTCGGGACGTACCAAATCGTGAAAAATGCCTTGGAGTCCGCAGGCTTTGAACAATTGGACATCATTTTAAAGCCTGTTTGA
- a CDS encoding TonB system transport protein TonB translates to MNKQRLWILAVSVILAHLCVVIWLHYGGVPESRFPLQEKLVVRTIHLTQEKKAETIPKKLPAQIKKNAPKKKQPLLKKTEKKTEPRQEKGLRQEERMESLIAQARQQLSQVGKASKAMDQAKRVETLKIDGVEDHGYYSQLAACLKENLRLPEFGEVRVSLTLDCRGKVIQVKIIGAQNENNKRYVEKILPKVNFPSFDQAFKNEKEHTFSITLANDL, encoded by the coding sequence ATGAACAAACAACGCTTATGGATCCTTGCAGTATCGGTGATTTTAGCGCATCTTTGCGTTGTAATATGGCTGCATTATGGAGGGGTGCCGGAAAGCCGCTTTCCTTTGCAAGAGAAATTAGTTGTGAGAACGATCCACTTAACGCAGGAAAAAAAAGCGGAAACTATCCCAAAAAAACTCCCTGCACAGATTAAAAAAAATGCGCCCAAAAAAAAGCAGCCTTTACTTAAAAAAACAGAAAAGAAAACCGAACCGCGGCAGGAGAAGGGGCTCAGACAAGAGGAAAGAATGGAGAGTTTAATCGCTCAGGCAAGGCAGCAGTTGAGCCAGGTTGGAAAAGCGTCAAAAGCAATGGATCAGGCTAAAAGAGTGGAAACGTTGAAGATCGACGGAGTGGAGGATCATGGCTATTATTCACAGCTGGCAGCTTGTTTAAAGGAGAATTTGAGGCTCCCGGAATTTGGGGAGGTGAGAGTCTCTCTTACTTTAGATTGCCGAGGAAAAGTGATTCAAGTTAAGATCATTGGTGCCCAAAACGAGAATAACAAAAGATATGTGGAAAAAATTCTACCCAAAGTGAATTTCCCCTCTTTTGATCAAGCGTTTAAAAATGAAAAAGAGCACACGTTTAGCATCACATTGGCCAATGATTTATAG
- the tolB gene encoding Tol-Pal system protein TolB: protein MIYRFLLFIFLSSLLAAEEQELVVRLETDNRLTPVQLIPIEAAQSALPKDYVRQLEEVLRFDLGHNGATQLTDKPVFYRIACEVKEHHISVRLFSSDGEEDFRLGQQHLSGYLSEDRKIIHRIADAIHRALFGADGIASTRLLYTVRTVEEKTEYSEIWQSDYDGANAMQLTSRQAGYCITPGYVPHLPGKQAESFFYVSYKTGIPKVYIASLGEPIGRKMLTLSGNQLMPAINRQRDRIAFISDVTGNPDLFIQEFSPEKGGIGKPRHLFSARYATQGSPTFSPDGFRLAFVSNKGGSPRVYLMNIPPQGTPLKEIEPILVTKVNRENTAPCWSPDGTKLAYCSKTKGVRQIWVYDLLTGVERQLTDGPRNKENPSWASNSLHIVYNTSDAGNCELYLINLKQAKAVKITSGAGEKRFPSWEL, encoded by the coding sequence ATGATTTATAGATTTTTGCTTTTCATTTTCCTCTCTTCTTTATTGGCAGCGGAAGAGCAAGAACTCGTTGTCCGATTGGAAACAGACAACCGATTAACCCCAGTCCAATTGATTCCAATTGAGGCTGCCCAATCTGCATTGCCAAAAGATTATGTTAGACAGCTGGAGGAAGTGCTCCGTTTTGATCTCGGCCATAATGGAGCTACGCAGCTGACGGACAAACCGGTTTTTTATCGAATCGCTTGCGAAGTGAAGGAACACCACATCTCTGTGCGCCTTTTCTCTTCGGATGGCGAAGAAGATTTCAGACTCGGCCAGCAACATCTTTCAGGATACTTGAGCGAAGACAGAAAGATTATCCATCGTATTGCCGATGCTATTCATCGCGCTCTTTTCGGTGCTGACGGCATCGCCTCGACCCGTTTATTGTATACGGTCAGAACGGTGGAAGAAAAGACAGAATATTCAGAAATTTGGCAATCCGATTACGACGGCGCTAATGCCATGCAGTTGACCTCGCGCCAGGCAGGTTACTGTATTACTCCGGGTTATGTCCCCCATTTGCCGGGGAAACAGGCGGAGTCTTTTTTTTACGTTTCTTATAAAACGGGAATACCAAAAGTTTACATCGCTTCTCTTGGAGAACCGATTGGAAGAAAAATGTTAACGCTGTCGGGAAATCAGTTGATGCCGGCGATCAACCGTCAGAGAGACCGTATTGCTTTTATCAGCGATGTTACTGGAAATCCAGATCTTTTTATTCAGGAGTTTTCCCCGGAAAAAGGGGGAATTGGCAAGCCGCGCCATCTCTTTTCTGCGCGATATGCAACTCAAGGGTCCCCAACGTTTAGTCCGGATGGCTTTCGCCTCGCCTTTGTTTCGAATAAAGGAGGATCTCCAAGAGTATATCTCATGAATATCCCTCCTCAGGGAACACCTCTTAAGGAGATAGAACCAATACTCGTGACTAAAGTAAATCGTGAAAACACAGCGCCTTGCTGGTCGCCGGACGGGACGAAGCTTGCCTACTGCTCTAAAACAAAAGGGGTGCGGCAGATTTGGGTGTACGATTTATTGACCGGTGTTGAACGGCAGTTGACGGATGGTCCAAGAAACAAAGAGAACCCATCTTGGGCGTCAAACAGCCTGCACATTGTTTACAATACCTCTGATGCCGGGAATTGCGAGCTTTATCTAATCAATCTCAAACAGGCAAAAGCTGTAAAGATCACTTCAGGAGCAGGGGAAAAACGGTTTCCTAGTTGGGAGCTTTAA